TTAATTTAGGAAGAGATGACTCAGATACCCAGATGTCCCTGTATCTCTGAAATGACTGCAAAGACAGTAGATTGGACTAAGTCACACATTGGCATTTATTTTGTATGCATCGAAGCAGTGCAGAGAGCTCTTCCATTACCAGCATTCATGCTGGATCCAGCAAGACCGGATCTAGACTACATGAGGTATCCCCACACTCTTCATAATCGTCAATTTGAATCTGTATTTGGAAGTACTGATAAGCTCACTGGGTTACATTCTATCCAACCTACAAGAATGAGTCAACTGGAGGCCATACTAAGATACTGAGCATACTCAGGCTAATTCCTTTTCAGTTCTGGATCTGGCACTAAAGATCCCTTACAGGATGAGCTTCCCTGGTAATAGGATGGATGGTGGCAACCTAGTTTGTCCCCCAGGTTTACCGAGCACTTAACTGGCTCTGCAAACGCACCCTTCCTAGTTCTGAGTGACTTTCTGCCAAGGAGTATCCTCTCTGGAAGAGCTACCTGTTCCTCTCCAAGCTACTGCCCTCTTTAAATCTTCTATGAAAATTAGTTACCATTTGGCACAGAATTTTACCCTAAGGTGTTAAAATGAATAAGGCAAAGGAAGGCACTATGACAGTAGTAGACCTGTACAGAGCTTTTAAAGATCCAAGCTTTACCTGTGTTCTGTGCCAGATAACAGATGCCCTGGAGTGTCCCAGCTTATTTCGACAAGGTCCTTTGTCATAATGTATAAGGAGAAAATCATCctacaaaatattaaattaaaaggtAGGTAATAAACATCACTACAAACTGTTCTTCAAGTTATAAAATACTATTTCCTGAGAACTTATAATCAGGAGTCGTACAGGAATGTAAACACTTAGTGAGGTGGATATGACCAGGTCCAACCTTTCCAAAGTGCTTTGTTTACAGTTAAGTGTCTTCACAAACAGGTTTGTTTAGCAAGTGTTATATATCTATAATGAATTCTTCTCCCAAAGGCTCTCAACCTCCATATTTAAATGCTAGTATGGATTAGTATGCTAAGAGGATCCAAGAAGATAAGCTGCCCATTGCATATATTtcacacacatacagaaagagcaaaggaaaacgAATACTTGTACCGCAGACTTCCCAAATTTGGTTCCTTTTATTAGTTGAAGAATAAAAGGACAATACAGATTTTTGAGAGATGATGTCTCTATCTGTCCTACCATCCTTTGGCAAACCAGCCAAGATAGCAGGCCCAGTACCAAGGGAACACTGCTTTTTTACTGAGCACATGAGAAGCCTGTGACTTAAGGACTGTTAGTAAAGCATTCAAATGGGACAACCACAGGATTTGAATAGTCAGAGTAGCTTTTGGGAAcctaaaacatttcctttgctatTGTTAACgatgctataaaataaaacagatgacaTGGAAACAGATGTTGTATATTGTATATACTGTGATCCTTGGGCATGACAacaggcttattttaaaaaaacataaacatatgAGAGCAGCAGCTTATAGACTGACAAATTCCTGGTGTTAGGAGAACATCGTATTCTTTTTCATACATCAGATCTATTTCTTGTCCCATAGAATACAAAGAATGGTAAACAAATCTGACTGCTAGACTCCTGCATGGTGACGCACCAAATCTAAAATTTGTCTGATAAACTTCCACAGACTGAGAACATTGCTATACTCATCCTGTAACTCCTTCAAGAAGGGGAACATTGAAAAGTCAGTACTAAAtgaagtattattaaaaaaaggcaaaaaaaccaccccccccaaacccatgTTAGTTACCATGTAAAGATTGCAAACAACATTTTCATAAAGTTATactttataattattatttcctGACTCACATAGGCAAAATGCAAAGATCACAAGTGTCAGACAAGTAAAACAGAACATACAAATGCTATCAAATTACCAGCCTCAGCTTTGGTGGGTCGCAGTCCACCAAGTTGGGCAGAAGCTACTGAGCTACTATTTAATTGATTAATGAGACAGCTGGATGGCAAAACAATGGAATTCTAAGCTTCTGAGAATCAGAGTGCATGGCATGTACTCACATCAAGAGATTCCAGGCAGTACCAGCAAAAGGCATGTTTGCAGTTCTTACACATCATTTGGGCGCAGCCTTCATCTCGTTCAATGTAAACTTTACACTTTGGACAGCGTTTGATTGGAGCATCatcatcttccattttaaaaactgaactgTGGGAGAGAGTGAGGAATTAATAAGATGTGTGGCCATGAAGAAGAGAAGAACTTCTAAGAAATGTGCTAAGAAGATAAGcttactttttcattaaaaaaaaaaaaagataaattggtAGAGATCtgatttaaaaacagatttaaaaacaaaactctgtTTAACTGAGTTTTGTTATTCAGATATTTTGGCTGTATTCTATTTTTCAAACATACCTCTATAAAAAAGTGTTTACTAACTACAGTGCCTACATAACAGTCAGGACATTTTCTCTATCACATATTTTACCAACTGTTTTTGTTATCTAGTGATACTAATAGATATTATACAGTTTTCTCCTGGAATATATCAGATGAGCAGCAGCTAGTTTCACACCTAAACGCTTTGTATGTCTAGAtcatcttcccttttcctcctttcttctttctccaaaaaGAAGAAGCAGCAATCCCTTGATGGCACAAGCCCAGACCACATTCCTTCGGATTGCGGCACCATGGCTTGTCTCTGCCCTCCTTGAAGATCCTCCCGAGGAATTTCCTTCCAAATCAGGAACCATGAGGTTTTTGGGCCATGCCGTTCTTTCAGAGTTGACCTCGTCGTCTCTAACACTGTCCTAACGAGTCATGGTTCATGAGCTAGGTAGGGTCAGCACCACCTCTTCTTGTTTTGCATCACTATGCAAAACCATAGGATGTCCCCTCAAATAGTGGGCACAACACAGAGGAATGTGGAAACACTAGAAGAGCATTTATTTCCCTCGAATAGCTTTCTACCATATGCAGGCTTTATGCACACCAACAACTAAAATGTACCTTAACAAATGACACTTCCTGCAGCCACTGCCAGTGGGAGATACAAGAACAACTGATGGGCAATCAACAGTTTGCCAGAAAACAGGACTGACCCTTGACTGATTGATTTGCCCAACAGCAGGATAAAAGGACATACACTTGTTAGTCACACTAGGGGCAattatattacagaaaaatgctttgaattcATAAACTGTATATGAAACTCCAAATGCCTGGTAGCACAAACTGCTACTGGCATGTTATGCtccaaataatgaaaaagcaaacctgaatggagtaaaaaatgaagcatgaaataaaaactaaaagcaACCAAAAcactaaggaaaataaaaaaaggtttttgtcTTGCCATGAAGTTTAGTGAGCTTCAGTTCTGGttaagcacacacaaaaagcatgTGCAAAAGTTACTATATTTGACCAGGAACTCATGAGAGCATCCTAGCTAGTCACCTGTTACAGCAAAGCTTGAAAGAAGACAAGTTATGAATAGCTAAGTCCAAGACTGGCCAGGGTTTTAATGATACCTTGAACTACTATGCAATCTTTGAAAAAGCACGAACATTAAGTAGAACACATGCACAATGGCCTTTCTTATTCACTGGCTGCAGTACACCGGTGGAAACAGCTTGAAGCAGAACTTAAGAACATTGGCCAAATATGCAGCAGTTGGGATTGACAGGGTATCTTAAAAATCACTGGCTGGCATGTTACCAACCCTCACACTGTCCAGAATAGCAGAAGCAATGAGATCTTCTCTGAAGGGAAGCTCATGAGCTGCCTGAATATCATATTTTTCCCACTGGGGCAAAAGGACGGCTGATAGAGGCTCAAGCAGCTCCTTTGTGCTTTGCTGGGAATGGTGGCAAGGAGTGAGGCTGTCAAGAGCTATCCAGTTTTGGAATACAGCATTAAAGGAACAGGAGTGACTAAGTGAaggaaacagctttaaaagaaaatatcaggaAAACGCCTTTTTGCTACTCATACTCCGGTTTGTTCAAAGATTGagtgttttgtttctaaatactACATCTTTTGCAATACTTTACCTTGTTTCTCCTGGAAGAAAAGAGATTGGCATGTTCTCTTGACAGCCTTGACCTGGATGCCAATTAGATTTGCAAGCAGAGCAGAACTCAATGTCACAGGCTTTGCACTGGACCAGCTGAGGGTCCTGTGGGCTTGGTTCCTGCAGCTGGCAAACTGCCTGGCAAGTAGAGGATGGACACCAAGTCCGACACGGATCCAAAAGCACTTCTGTAAAGGGGcataaaagaacaaaattcaaAGGCAGTTACAAGACCGGCCTTCCATAACAAAGTATTCCAGCTCAGGTTGACTGACAGGGCATTTGAAGacacacattttcaaaagaagccTTTTAATTTATGCTACCCACTTAGACTTAGTCTGGCCTGCTTTGCAAACAGGCACCAAACTAAAGTGAGTTTCCTGAGTTTGAATTAATTGCCCACTTTCATTCACTGAACTAAACTTGTACTGAGAATGAAAtgttctatttttcttcagttgtagTTGAAGTTAAATAGAGCATACACTATGCAGGTATAACCCATCAGAAAGTGTTTTTACAGTGCCTTGCCCAGTAGGACTCTATTTCAAGTTGGCCTCTGCCCTAATGTAACCACATGATTAACAATAGCATAAGACTGTGACAGAGTTTTCATCCCTGTCTTGGAGGCTGGTTACTGGTAAGTCATTTCATGTTTCagagcccactgaagtcaataaaaacCTACCAATGACTTCAGCAGGCTGGGTCCTGCCCTCAGCAAAACCTTACTGTAAGTTCTCTATGGCCACACACTTCCACATCCCCATAGGCACCCAATCAGCTTATATCTTCATAAAAATTAACAAGGTTCATTACACACAGAACTGCCTAGTCATTCTGCAACCAGATGCTGTCACAGGAGATAACGGTGGCTCCATAAATGGGGTCAGTCTACCCCCTCAGCCCCTAGAGCACTGGCAGTCAACTCAAACAGCAAAGCTCAAAATAGAAGTCACTCCCTCCCTTAGTTATAGAGCAATATAATACAtagcaattttctttccttagtttATTCTCAGAATGTTGCACTTCTGGGTTTGATGCAGGCAAGAACAgaaacaatgttttccttttttttttttttttctttttttgtgatgcCCAAACAATTAATGCACAATGCTACTGCATGAACATGTGCAGAGCCAGATTCTGATTTATGGGATTGCTCTGGAGTGATACTGTTCCCACAGCCTTGCAATGGGTAGTGTTACATGTGTTACCTCTTTCAAACTGTAGCTTCTTATACCTTTGCATGATTTCTGACGCAACCATGCACTCAATCTgttgaaggaaggaaaaagaaaagacaaattccCAATTAGGAATAGCAATAATCTAAGGCATTTTCAACAAATGGAGACAAAATATTTGACCTTTAGAGAATTATTAAAAACGTATGTTGGCAACAATGGCAGCTGTAACATACAGAGCAAGACACATTTAAACGtgatagaaagaaaagaaaaaaaaaaactatttgcaGTAAAAGCATACCTCATTTTCTTGCAGATGACCTCGCTTTGGGCAGGCAGCATCAGGGCAGCTGATTGCTGTTTCTAGACCTTCTTTGATCAAAAGTTCCACGTACTGTTTTAGGCACTGTAAGAGAGCCAAAGACTGAGTTAACTATCCCACCAAGAATAAACCACTCGCTATTTTAACAgctttcctctgaaaatctgaagaactcaaacttctttgaaaaaaacagatagTACTGTGTCCCTTTTGCAACCATGGGCCATGCTCACAGCTTTTGCCATGGTTATACCTTTAAATAGAAAACAGCAAGTTGATTTCCCCATCAAATAACTCGTCCTCAATTTAAAATacccagcaaattaaaaaataacaataatggGGACAAGGACAAATCAAACAGGGAgctaggaggggaaaaaaataaaacatcaccAAGACAAAATTAGATTAACCACACTCCAAAAATCTTAATGTGACTGGAAACCACAACACAGCTTAGTAAGCAGTAACTACCCATAGACAGACATCTGTCAGGCATACCAGAGAGCAAAAGGGAGTGGTGTATCTTGCCTTCTATTTCTAGAAAGTAACCATCTGAACTTCATGGTTAAAGATATAGCTTTTCCATAGGAAGGAAATATGTGAGAATTAGGACTCCCAGAAGAACTACAGTTTCCATGGGGACTGAATAATAAATATTGGTAATACTAATACTTTTCTCCCCTAGCAACCACAGCATTTTACCCAAGTCATAGCTGAAAACGGAGCATCTAACACAGTAGTGCACAGCACGACcatcaacaaaacagaaaagaaaggtggcTATTTTAGACTAAGGGCAAATTAAGACCAAACCTTGTTATTCTTGAAGAGCAACCACCGCCCCACACCTCCATACTTCCCACATCAAGGTGAGAGCTACTGCATAGGTGTCTGCTGGGGAGCCAAGGGGAAcgatggagagagagaaatatccTTCTCTCTGCAGATACCGCGCAACTTCTACCAGCCTGACAGTACACAGAAAGAGCAAACAAGGGTCTGCTTTCCAGCGGATGGGTCTCCCTGCGGTGTTCTCACCCTGCTTGTGAGCTCAGCTGGCAGTGGCAAACTG
The Mycteria americana isolate JAX WOST 10 ecotype Jacksonville Zoo and Gardens chromosome 3, USCA_MyAme_1.0, whole genome shotgun sequence genome window above contains:
- the RNF144A gene encoding E3 ubiquitin-protein ligase RNF144A, coding for MTTARYRPTWDLVLDPLVSCKLCLGEYPVEQMTTIAQCQCIFCTLCLKQYVELLIKEGLETAISCPDAACPKRGHLQENEIECMVASEIMQRYKKLQFEREVLLDPCRTWCPSSTCQAVCQLQEPSPQDPQLVQCKACDIEFCSACKSNWHPGQGCQENMPISFLPGETSSVFKMEDDDAPIKRCPKCKVYIERDEGCAQMMCKNCKHAFCWYCLESLDDDFLLIHYDKGPCRNKLGHSRASVIWHRTQVVGIFAGFGLLLLVASPFLLLATPFVLCCKCKCNKGDDDPLPT